The following coding sequences lie in one Tachysurus fulvidraco isolate hzauxx_2018 chromosome 19, HZAU_PFXX_2.0, whole genome shotgun sequence genomic window:
- the LOC113645588 gene encoding tetraspanin-8-like, with protein MAKINSCFKKTFIFFNALFAIFGVIIFGIALFGQQYAEEENTLTGVIFLYVIGSGIFIISVLGVFGAYKESKCALIMFFVIMCLMTGGMLRVAVPIAIHHAEINSAVQEYLKTTSAMNKDMQHALNTMQVHFKCCGLSNGYQDWQDDVPESCNCEGSYSPDMCKSVVTNAYKSLYLRRESTSRRVWSKPCGPVITEYLNKLLNVSMAIFFTFAAVAILGGLMSLIMIIKISAPTISQMPAMALSYQPPKYSEVVNY; from the exons ATGGCGAAAATCAATTCGTGTTTCAAGAAGACCTTTATCTTCTTTAATGCCCTTTTTGCG ATCTTTGGAGTTATTATTTTTGGCATTGCTCTGTTTGGGCAGCAATATGCTGAGGAG gaGAACACCCTGACAGGAGTAATATTTTTGTATGTGATCGGCTCCGGGATATTCATCATCTCTGTCTTGGGGGTGTTTGGTGCATACAAAGAGAGCAAGTGCGCACTAATTATG TTTTTTGTCATTATGTGCTTGATGACCGGTGGCATGTTGCGTGTTGCTGTTCCTATTGCAATTCATCATGCTGAG atcAATTCAGCTGTCCAAGAATACCTAAAAACAACATCGGCTATGAATAAAGACATGCAGCACGCATTAAACACCATGCAAGTGCAT TTCAAGTGCTGTGGACTCAGTAATGGATACCAGGACTGGCAGGATGATGTTCCTGAGTCATGTAACTGCGAGGGTTCCTATAGTCCTGACATGTGTAAGAGTGTTGTAACAAATGCGTACAAG agcCTTTATTTAAGAAGGGAAAGTACAAGCCGAAGGGTGTGGTCAAAG CCATGTGGGCCTGTGATTACTGAATATTTGAACAAACTCTTGAACGTCTCAATGGCCATTTTCTTCACCTTCGCAGCTGTGGCT atCCTGGGAGGTCTGATGTCTCTAATAATGATCATCAAGATCAGCGCTCCAACCATCAGTCAGATGCCAGCTATGGCTCTTTCATACCAGCCACCAAAATACTCCGAGGTGGTGAATTATTAA